A section of the Cuniculiplasma divulgatum genome encodes:
- the hutU gene encoding urocanate hydratase yields MTVEKEYDAPRKIDHVIHAPHGSELHTRGWGQEAAMRLLMNNLDPDVAMDPDNLIVYGGKGKAARSWDAFNEIISMLKELYNDETLLIQSGKPVGAFKTSKWAPRVLIANAQIVPRWATDDIFWDLERRGLTMFGQMTAGSWIYIGSQGVLQGTYETLAAIARKDFHSKDLRGKWFLTAGLGEMGGAQPLAITMNNGVGIVVEINPEKIHRRINGKYLDTWTDSLEQALKLKDEAVQAGKPLSIGLLGNAATVYSQLMSMKVVPDVVSDQTAAHDLNLGYIPEGYTVESASDFRNRDPDGYRRAVYASIVKETSAMLWFKQNGSKVFDYGNNLRTRAQEGGLKNAFDIQGYVPAYIRDLFAVGSGPFRWVALSGDPEDIYRIDEAIIENFSHDEHLVNWIKLAREKVKFQGLPARICYAGYGMREKLGLMMNEMVRKKIVSAPIAIGRDHHDTGSVASPFRETEGMKDGSDAIADWPILNALLNASSGATWVSVHHGGGTGIGNSIHAGFVLVVDGTKEADEKVSTVLNADPGIGVIRHADAGYSSSRDLIRSGVRFKVPMDEH; encoded by the coding sequence ATGACCGTTGAGAAAGAATATGATGCTCCAAGAAAAATTGATCACGTGATACATGCACCACATGGAAGTGAGCTGCATACCAGAGGCTGGGGACAGGAAGCGGCAATGAGGCTGCTCATGAACAATCTTGACCCGGATGTGGCAATGGACCCGGACAACCTCATAGTTTACGGGGGCAAGGGAAAGGCCGCCAGGAGCTGGGATGCCTTCAATGAGATAATCAGTATGCTCAAGGAACTGTACAACGATGAGACACTGTTGATACAGTCGGGGAAACCTGTTGGTGCATTCAAGACCTCAAAATGGGCACCGCGTGTACTCATAGCTAACGCACAGATAGTCCCCAGGTGGGCCACGGATGATATCTTCTGGGACCTTGAACGCAGGGGTCTCACCATGTTTGGCCAGATGACCGCCGGAAGCTGGATTTATATCGGATCTCAGGGCGTTCTTCAGGGAACATACGAAACACTGGCAGCAATTGCGAGAAAGGATTTCCATTCAAAGGATCTGCGGGGAAAATGGTTCCTTACTGCAGGACTTGGCGAAATGGGGGGCGCACAGCCCCTTGCAATAACCATGAACAATGGAGTCGGAATTGTTGTGGAGATAAATCCAGAGAAAATTCACAGGAGAATCAACGGAAAATATCTGGACACATGGACAGACAGCCTGGAGCAGGCCCTGAAGTTGAAAGACGAGGCAGTTCAGGCTGGTAAACCCCTTTCCATAGGACTCCTTGGGAATGCAGCAACTGTTTACTCACAGCTAATGTCCATGAAGGTGGTCCCGGATGTGGTATCGGACCAGACAGCTGCTCATGACCTGAACCTCGGATACATCCCGGAGGGATATACTGTTGAATCTGCTTCGGATTTCCGGAACAGGGACCCGGATGGCTATCGCAGGGCAGTCTACGCTTCCATAGTGAAGGAGACCAGTGCAATGCTGTGGTTCAAGCAGAACGGATCGAAGGTATTTGACTACGGCAACAACCTGAGGACCCGGGCACAGGAAGGCGGCCTGAAGAATGCGTTTGACATACAGGGATATGTTCCTGCCTATATCAGGGACCTTTTTGCCGTGGGCTCTGGCCCGTTCCGCTGGGTTGCTCTCTCCGGAGATCCTGAGGATATATACCGGATTGACGAGGCCATAATTGAGAATTTCAGCCATGATGAACATCTGGTGAACTGGATCAAGCTAGCCAGGGAAAAGGTCAAGTTTCAGGGGCTCCCGGCCAGAATCTGCTATGCTGGATACGGAATGAGGGAAAAGCTGGGCCTGATGATGAACGAGATGGTTCGCAAGAAGATTGTTTCCGCACCCATAGCCATAGGCAGGGACCACCATGACACAGGTTCTGTAGCGTCACCATTCAGGGAAACTGAAGGGATGAAGGATGGCAGTGATGCCATAGCGGACTGGCCCATTTTGAATGCACTGCTCAATGCGTCATCGGGTGCCACATGGGTGTCTGTCCACCATGGCGGTGGAACTGGAATTGGCAACTCAATTCATGCTGGGTTTGTCCTTGTGGTTGATGGCACAAAAGAGGCAGACGAGAAAGTTTCAACTGTCCTGAATGCTGATCCGGGAATAGGCGTAATAAGGCATGCCGATGCCGGGTACTCCAGTTCCAGAGACCTCATCAGATCAGGGGTAAGATTCAAGGTTCCAATGGATGAACATTGA
- a CDS encoding MFS transporter, with protein MNRYISLLPYWFLNFTIGFGWFTLSPILPDLSTHYAVGAASILLLISLYGYTMVAFALLSGYLSAKYSIRISLMISASLSVAGLIIRSVSPDYAVLFLGQIIAASAYPLALGPVGALAQSINRERANTVVGVSVGILFLGMSAGALLTPYFFALLKDSISGIFLLDAVLAMAALVILPLGSRTYPREYAGRSLRGSFRPGMIKNWYVGLIISAFSVMFGGIASSALINHHVSTSSALAYGGAMSGLAFLGSALGAIILPPLFERIRMIRAGMVITSALSLVSILFLTYFLAFTSVISVLLVSFFMFGFFGNAFWSMAMTSTTRYVEDPAKAGFSTSMYSVATNLGVALIPTFFGTFFLASPAYGMIITSVLVAAAFILSFFLIAGRMASRSPEMTAG; from the coding sequence ATGAACAGATACATAAGCCTGCTTCCTTACTGGTTCCTGAATTTCACCATAGGTTTCGGGTGGTTCACTCTTTCACCTATACTCCCGGATCTTTCAACACATTATGCCGTAGGTGCTGCATCAATATTGCTTCTCATATCATTGTACGGCTATACAATGGTGGCATTCGCACTTCTTTCGGGGTATCTGTCGGCTAAATATTCCATAAGAATTTCCCTCATGATTTCTGCTTCCCTGTCAGTTGCAGGGCTCATCATAAGGTCCGTTTCACCAGATTATGCGGTGCTCTTTCTGGGCCAGATCATTGCTGCCTCTGCATACCCCCTGGCACTTGGCCCTGTTGGGGCTCTGGCCCAGTCCATAAACAGAGAAAGGGCCAATACTGTTGTTGGAGTCAGTGTTGGGATACTGTTTCTTGGCATGTCTGCTGGTGCGCTCCTCACTCCATACTTCTTTGCATTGCTTAAGGACAGCATATCCGGCATATTCCTTCTGGACGCTGTCCTTGCAATGGCTGCCCTTGTCATTCTTCCGCTGGGATCAAGAACATATCCAAGGGAATATGCCGGCAGGTCCCTTCGTGGGTCATTCCGGCCGGGGATGATCAAGAACTGGTACGTTGGTCTGATCATATCGGCATTCTCTGTTATGTTCGGAGGGATCGCCTCATCAGCCCTGATAAATCATCATGTAAGCACAAGCAGTGCTCTGGCCTATGGCGGTGCAATGTCGGGTCTGGCATTCCTTGGGTCTGCTCTGGGGGCCATAATCCTGCCTCCCCTGTTTGAGAGAATCAGGATGATACGTGCTGGAATGGTTATCACCTCCGCCCTGTCTCTGGTTTCTATCTTATTTTTGACATATTTTCTTGCATTCACATCTGTAATAAGTGTGCTGCTGGTATCATTCTTCATGTTCGGCTTCTTCGGCAACGCCTTCTGGTCCATGGCAATGACTTCCACAACCAGGTACGTTGAGGACCCTGCGAAGGCCGGCTTCTCAACGTCCATGTACAGTGTGGCAACAAATCTTGGAGTAGCTCTGATTCCAACGTTCTTTGGGACGTTCTTCCTGGCTTCACCGGCATACGGGATGATCATAACGTCTGTCCTTGTGGCTGCTGCGTTTATACTTTCATTTTTCCTTATTGCAGGGCGGATGGCCTCCAGATCTCCAGAAATGACCGCAGGTTAG
- a CDS encoding NDP-sugar synthase — protein MSLKAVVMAGGKGTRLRPITYSIPKPLVPIAGKPCIGYVLDSYYEAGIKDAIITAGYKFESLIKGVLQFKQSDQNILFSVEKEAAGTAGSIKLISKFIDDTFVVGSGDTLIDFNVAKIVDFHRKSKAKITIVLTTVEDPSQFGIVEMKDNLITRFLEKPTPDQAFSNLINAGLYIMEPEILDYIPAGQPYDFAKQLFPLLLGEGIKIHGYIGEGTWLDTGRPNDMIRANQLMTEKYGTAMNGENLSGKLIINSFMKDIRGADIQGPTYIGSSVKIGKGTVIRKSAIYDNVQIGDNVVIEDSILMDNVKVNDGSKLVKSVIMKGTSIDKSCEVHESVLAPQLKLQSNSRVYNVSLSSDVIEEENSP, from the coding sequence ATGTCACTGAAAGCTGTTGTGATGGCAGGAGGCAAGGGCACAAGGCTGAGACCAATAACATACTCCATCCCCAAGCCGCTGGTCCCCATTGCCGGAAAGCCGTGCATAGGATATGTCCTGGATTCCTATTATGAAGCAGGAATAAAGGATGCAATCATAACTGCAGGCTACAAATTTGAATCACTGATTAAAGGTGTCCTGCAGTTCAAGCAGTCTGACCAGAATATACTTTTTTCAGTGGAAAAAGAGGCTGCCGGAACAGCGGGCAGCATCAAGCTCATATCAAAGTTCATTGACGACACATTTGTGGTTGGAAGCGGGGACACGCTCATAGACTTCAATGTGGCGAAGATTGTGGATTTCCACCGGAAATCAAAGGCAAAGATCACAATTGTCCTGACAACAGTGGAAGATCCCTCACAGTTCGGCATAGTGGAGATGAAGGACAACCTGATTACCAGATTCCTCGAAAAGCCCACTCCTGACCAGGCCTTTTCCAATCTTATAAATGCAGGCCTTTACATTATGGAGCCGGAGATACTTGACTACATTCCAGCAGGACAGCCATATGATTTCGCAAAGCAGCTCTTCCCCCTGCTTCTGGGTGAAGGAATCAAGATACACGGGTACATAGGCGAGGGGACATGGCTGGATACCGGAAGGCCAAATGACATGATAAGGGCAAATCAGCTCATGACGGAGAAATATGGCACTGCCATGAACGGTGAGAATCTTTCAGGGAAGCTCATAATCAACAGTTTCATGAAGGACATCAGAGGGGCTGATATTCAGGGGCCAACATATATAGGATCGTCAGTGAAGATAGGCAAGGGAACAGTCATAAGGAAAAGCGCAATCTACGACAATGTTCAGATCGGTGATAATGTTGTCATAGAGGATTCCATCCTCATGGACAACGTGAAGGTAAATGACGGTTCAAAACTTGTAAAATCTGTCATAATGAAGGGGACCTCAATAGATAAGTCGTGCGAGGTGCATGAAAGCGTCCTGGCTCCACAGCTCAAACTTCAGAGCAATTCCAGGGTTTATAATGTATCCCTGTCGTCTGACGTCATTGAGGAAGAAAACTCTCCATGA
- a CDS encoding coiled-coil protein: protein MSELLDEFEGKREVIRQIVEEHIKKRDEAAAESHRYAEERDILNNKVHEMRDEVKKKIAEKNELIEQVQKLRAEKEEHYANLSELRKDYRKVRQETNVEGVDKQSLRLKEKELQRLEIKQQTTELGKDEEKKVVHEIRKLTNEIKQIKQIREKELESNDAVRDLNQKITAERKAGEALKVQIDEISSRITALSDEINKDLQELDETRKKADEYHELFIKFSQESTKEHEAFIQAKNDLRDLEKVISSLRTKTRATKKKEKEGELQSRATELFEKFKNGEQLTTEDLLILQKAGFL, encoded by the coding sequence ATGAGTGAGCTTCTCGATGAATTTGAAGGAAAAAGGGAGGTTATTCGGCAAATAGTGGAAGAGCACATCAAGAAAAGAGATGAGGCTGCTGCCGAAAGCCATAGATATGCTGAGGAAAGAGATATTCTTAACAACAAGGTTCACGAGATGCGTGATGAGGTTAAGAAAAAAATAGCCGAGAAGAACGAACTCATAGAACAGGTCCAGAAACTCCGTGCTGAAAAGGAGGAACATTATGCGAACCTCTCTGAACTGAGGAAAGATTACAGGAAAGTCAGGCAGGAGACAAATGTTGAAGGCGTTGACAAGCAGAGCCTCAGATTGAAGGAAAAGGAACTTCAGCGCCTGGAGATCAAGCAGCAGACCACCGAGCTGGGCAAGGACGAAGAGAAGAAAGTTGTCCACGAGATAAGGAAGCTTACCAATGAGATAAAGCAGATAAAGCAGATCAGGGAAAAGGAGCTTGAAAGTAACGACGCAGTAAGAGACCTGAACCAGAAGATAACTGCTGAGAGGAAAGCCGGCGAAGCATTAAAGGTCCAGATTGATGAAATTTCATCAAGGATAACAGCACTGAGTGACGAGATCAACAAAGACCTTCAGGAACTGGATGAAACAAGGAAGAAAGCTGACGAGTACCACGAGCTCTTCATCAAGTTCAGCCAGGAATCCACAAAGGAGCATGAAGCATTTATCCAGGCCAAGAACGATCTCAGGGATCTTGAGAAGGTAATTTCAAGCCTGCGTACCAAAACAAGGGCGACTAAGAAGAAGGAGAAGGAAGGCGAGCTGCAGAGCAGGGCAACAGAACTCTTTGAGAAGTTCAAGAATGGCGAACAGCTCACAACGGAGGACCTGCTCATTTTACAGAAGGCAGGATTCCTTTAA
- a CDS encoding cobyric acid synthase, with protein MENRPRILQVVGTSSSSGKSTIAMALCRYFSDLGFRVSPFKSVNMSLNSVSIEGGYEISRSQWLQARASRTEPEKEMNPILLKPEGNGRSQVIVLGKSMGTMDQKSYGKFLSSEGKNVVKSSLDYLAKKFDLIVAEGAGSPAEINIFERDLANMFVSEIYGTPAVLVADIERGGVFASIYGTVKLMQRPDLLKWIVINKMRGSADLLKSGIEDIEKLTGKKVIGVMPFTPFRLPGEDSLDYGESGSPGGRICVIRYPQMENYSDVDPLITSGVGFTYITSPEQYYSAGCRSLLLPGSKNVESDMEFLLKTGLADIIRHHASAGGKILGVCGGFQMLGNNIEDPAGIQVCGKSLTGLGLLDTSTVYGREKTVRTVLYGPYNDGANKAMRKGYEIHYGTVTTGSRPFLLTDHGPEGAVSESGNVMGTNIHGVLEHNNILSLLSGMPVKMDYESEMEKNIDLFTKAFIESIDLDVIKRTLS; from the coding sequence ATGGAAAACAGACCCCGTATCCTGCAGGTGGTTGGAACTTCATCCAGCTCCGGTAAGAGCACCATTGCCATGGCCCTTTGCAGGTACTTTTCTGATCTGGGCTTTCGGGTGAGCCCCTTCAAGTCTGTGAATATGTCACTGAACTCCGTATCCATAGAGGGAGGATATGAGATATCAAGATCACAATGGCTTCAGGCAAGAGCTTCCAGAACAGAGCCTGAAAAGGAGATGAATCCAATCCTGCTGAAACCTGAGGGCAATGGAAGGTCACAGGTCATAGTTCTCGGGAAGAGCATGGGAACCATGGATCAGAAGAGTTACGGAAAATTCCTTTCCTCTGAGGGAAAGAACGTTGTTAAATCATCGCTGGATTATCTCGCAAAAAAGTTCGATCTTATTGTGGCAGAAGGTGCAGGCTCTCCAGCTGAAATCAATATTTTCGAGCGGGATCTGGCCAACATGTTTGTTTCAGAAATATATGGCACACCTGCGGTTCTTGTTGCAGATATAGAACGGGGAGGAGTCTTTGCCTCCATATATGGTACTGTGAAATTGATGCAGAGGCCGGATCTCCTCAAATGGATCGTTATTAACAAGATGAGGGGATCGGCAGATCTGCTGAAGAGCGGCATTGAAGATATTGAAAAACTCACCGGGAAGAAGGTTATAGGTGTCATGCCATTTACTCCCTTCAGACTTCCTGGAGAGGATTCCCTCGATTATGGGGAGTCGGGATCGCCGGGTGGTAGAATATGTGTCATACGCTATCCTCAGATGGAGAATTACAGTGATGTTGATCCCCTCATAACATCTGGCGTGGGATTCACGTATATAACCTCGCCAGAACAGTATTACTCAGCCGGTTGCAGATCCCTATTGCTGCCGGGATCAAAAAATGTGGAGAGTGATATGGAATTCCTTTTAAAAACAGGACTTGCGGATATAATCCGGCATCATGCTTCGGCCGGTGGGAAGATTCTTGGCGTATGCGGCGGTTTTCAGATGCTTGGAAATAATATTGAAGATCCAGCTGGAATACAGGTGTGTGGAAAATCACTGACAGGACTTGGGCTTCTGGATACAAGTACAGTATATGGCAGAGAGAAAACAGTGAGGACTGTGCTTTATGGACCTTATAACGACGGGGCAAACAAGGCTATGAGGAAGGGATACGAGATTCATTATGGAACGGTCACCACAGGATCAAGGCCGTTTCTCCTGACAGATCACGGTCCGGAAGGCGCAGTATCGGAATCTGGAAATGTCATGGGAACCAATATTCACGGCGTTCTTGAACACAACAATATCCTTTCTTTGCTTTCAGGTATGCCAGTTAAGATGGATTACGAAAGCGAAATGGAAAAAAATATAGACTTATTCACCAAAGCTTTTATTGAGAGCATCGATCTTGACGTAATAAAGAGAACCTTGTCATGA
- a CDS encoding CobD/CbiB family cobalamin biosynthesis protein, with amino-acid sequence MNPASLEITITVLIGAVVLDFVFGDPRKYLSPVTLIRRVSTFFETFFRTYSHRMAAGAFFAIFISVLFAIPFTGLLILVSRVLIIQAIVGIILFKGLFSITSLSDKVNPIITSLESGAVEDAAVYASHIVKRDLSGQDSPHIASAVIETISNTLLNEVVSPLFYFSVLGIIGSLVARVVDILDGMVGQKNRRNFYFGHWPAVFHTMLNYIPARVSAFLILLGSEFLNYRVSNMPFKAMRLATDSPGEGWVIGAMAASLNLRMERVGHYVMNESGFDPSVGDIRRAMRVYYVAFYVMLVLVVLPIILLLYFGGFYPLN; translated from the coding sequence ATGAATCCTGCATCCCTTGAAATCACCATCACCGTCCTTATCGGGGCAGTAGTGCTTGACTTCGTCTTTGGCGATCCCAGGAAATATCTCAGTCCTGTGACGCTTATCCGCAGGGTCTCAACTTTCTTTGAGACGTTTTTCAGAACCTACAGCCACCGTATGGCTGCAGGAGCCTTTTTTGCAATATTCATCTCTGTGCTTTTTGCCATTCCATTCACCGGTTTGCTCATACTAGTTTCAAGAGTGCTGATTATTCAGGCAATCGTTGGCATTATCCTGTTCAAGGGGCTTTTTTCCATAACCAGCCTGAGCGATAAGGTCAATCCCATAATCACATCTCTGGAGAGCGGTGCTGTTGAGGATGCTGCTGTGTATGCATCTCACATAGTGAAAAGAGATCTATCAGGCCAGGATTCCCCCCATATAGCTTCAGCTGTGATAGAGACAATATCCAACACTCTGCTGAATGAGGTGGTCTCACCCCTGTTTTATTTTTCAGTACTGGGGATCATAGGATCACTGGTGGCAAGGGTGGTCGATATCCTTGACGGCATGGTTGGGCAGAAAAATCGCAGGAACTTTTATTTCGGGCACTGGCCGGCAGTATTCCATACAATGCTGAACTACATTCCCGCGCGGGTATCTGCATTTCTCATACTGCTGGGTTCAGAGTTCCTGAACTACAGAGTGAGCAATATGCCCTTCAAGGCCATGAGGCTTGCCACTGACAGCCCCGGTGAGGGATGGGTCATAGGTGCCATGGCAGCATCGCTCAACCTGAGAATGGAGAGAGTTGGCCATTACGTGATGAATGAAAGTGGGTTTGATCCTTCCGTCGGTGACATAAGAAGGGCAATGCGCGTATATTATGTGGCATTCTACGTGATGCTGGTCCTGGTAGTCCTGCCAATAATACTGCTGCTCTACTTTGGCGGATTTTACCCGCTAAACTGA